Proteins from one Athalia rosae chromosome 8, iyAthRosa1.1, whole genome shotgun sequence genomic window:
- the LOC105683858 gene encoding TATA box-binding protein-like 1 codes for MATAIQKNGMKHLTNGSLNHVDNVNNIDRSGIHPDSKDDVLTEESQQPKIEGEMEAPEIDIVINNVVCSFSVRCHLNLREIALNGSNVEYRRENGMITMKLRRPYTTASIWSSGKVTCTGATSEVQAKIAARRFARSLQKLGFKVRFNNFRVVNVLGTCCMPFAIKITSFSVRHKENADYEPELHPGVTYKLKEPKATLKIFSTGSVTVTAPSVAAVQAAIEHIFPLVYDFRKERTAEDLLALQMKKRGLGASDKKVGISGNCRDDSLIREVSDTVMDEDILPSEDEGESDASWD; via the exons ATGGCAACTGCTATTCAAAAGAATGGCATGAAACACCTGACGAATGGATCATTAAACCATGTcgataatgttaataatatcGACAGGTCAGGCATACATCCGGATAGCAAGGATGATGTGCTCACGGAAGAGTCGCAACAGCCTAAGATAGAGGGGGAAATGGAAGCCCCTGAGATAGACATAGTGATAAATAACGTTGTATGTAGTTTCAGTGTTAGATGTCATTTAAATTTAAGAGAAATAGCTCTCAATGGATCAAACGTTGAGTACCGAAGAGAAAATGGG ATGATAACAATGAAACTTCGTCGGCCCTATACGACAGCTTCGATATGGTCGTCGGGTAAAGTAACGTGTACAGGAGCAACGAGCGAAGTTCAGGCTAAAATTGCAGCCAGACGTTTTGCTCGCTCTCTTCAAAAACTGGGTTTCAAAGTGCGTTTCAACAATTTCCGAGTTGTAAATGTTCTTGGAACATGCTGCATGCCGTTTGCCATCAAAATAACTTCATTCTCCGTCCGTCACAAGGAGAACGCCGA CTACGAGCCTGAGCTGCACCCGGGTGTGACTTATAAACTAAAGGAGCCCAAAGCTACATTGAAGATATTTTCAACGGGTAGTGTAACAGTTACAG cccCTAGTGTAGCTGCGGTCCAAGCTGCGATCGAGCATATATTTCCACTAGTCTACGATTTTCGTAAGGAAAGAACAGCAGAGGATCTCTTAGCTCTTCAAATGAAGAAGCGAGGTTTAGGGGCAAGTGACAAAAAAGTGGGAATTAGCGGTAACTGTCGAGACGATAGCCTCATACGGGAGGTGTCCGACACCGTTATGGATGAAGACATTCTGCCTTCTGAGGACGAAGGTGAAAGCGACGCCAGTTGGGACTGA
- the LOC105683860 gene encoding zinc transporter ZIP6 isoform X1, with product MVGAKSRSGCYFMLTAIFVCFCKCRCSSDTDGFHDHRFFLQQIFNKYGDKGIITFEGFEHLLESLGLGRLSFEKKHSVSMHRINGSFKDVHDELHLHDHRHGPKEIGFDQSDADNTVSSKEIADFSETDEPLVRTGDLPTLRSTTTEKNSSIVKRSTVKDPEPGVSGAPEDDIGLCLSPQALLKTFGLRPNHSVAIKPSRFLHLCPAIVYQLDKRACSVQAAPVSVASESKTRRNVSQSEAWLHATLATGLISSVGLLAVLMVKLTERRSFLHFLVALAVGSLSGDALLHLLPHALLSEIIDHETAALRCGATFLAIISFYGLEGALSLVRSTRLERKISELGIPRAVSLELKSVKNHVAGEHEEAGTMLASTHREHHGHTHGFPAEGDASSSLAFLVLVGDGLHNFTDGLAIGASFASDPVAGLATTIAVFCHELPHELGDFAVLINSGMSVKRALLYNILSSALSFIGAACGVWLGEFEDVTHWIYAATAGTFLYIALADLVPEMMSYVKSDAKFQGIFIQIAGMTLGGLLMLVIAFHEDKLHDLLL from the exons ATGGTCGGTGCTAAATCTCGTTCCGGTTGTTACTTCATGTTGACAGCGATCTTCGTCTGTTTTTGCAAGTGCCGCTGCTCATCGGATACGGATGGTTTCCACGATCACAGATTCTTCTTGCAACAGATTTTTAACAAATACGGTGACAAAGGTATCATAACATTCGAG GGTTTCGAACACCTGTTGGAGAGTCTTGGTCTGGGAAGAttgtcgtttgaaaaaaagcacaGTGTTTCGATGCATCGTATAAACGGTTCGTTCAAAGATGTTCACGATGAATTACATCTGCACGATCATCGCCACGGTCCTAAAGAGATTGGATTTGATCAAAGTGACGCAGACAACACGGTCAGCTCGAAGGAAATCGCCGACTTCTCCGAAACCGATGAACCGTTGGTAAGAACCGGTGATTTGCCAACTCTGCGTTCCACAACGACCGAGAAGAATTCTAGCATCGTTAAAAGGAGCACCGTGAAAG ATCCTGAACCTGGTGTGTCCGGAGCTCCCGAAGACGATATCGGACTTTGCCTATCTCCTCAGGCACTTTTAAAGACTTTTGGACTTCGACCGAACCATTCAGTGGCCATAAAACCATCACGATTCCTGCACCTTTGCCCGGCAATTGTTTACCAATTGGATAAAAGGGCATGTAGCGTTCAAGCTGCACCGGTTTCGGTCGCGTCGGAATCAAAGACTCGTCGAAATGTTTCGCAAAGCGAAG CCTGGCTTCACGCGACTTTGGCAACCGGTCTGATTAGCTCGGTTGGTCTCTTGGCGGTTCTTATGGTGAAGTTGACGGAACGTCGTTCGTTTCTACATTTTCTCGTTGCCCTCGCGGTCGGTTCTCTTAGCGGTGACGCTTTGTTGCATTTGCTGCCGCAT GCTCTGCTTTCAGAGATAATAGATCACGAGACCGCTGCACTTAGGTGCGGTGCAACGTTCTTGGCAATAATATCATTCTACGGACTAGAAGGTGCTCTTTCCCTCGTGCGATCGACCCGC CTGGAGAGGAAGATTTCAGAGTTGGGAATACCTAGAGCAGTTTCTTTGGAGCTTAAATCGGTTAAAAATCATGTTGCTGGAGAACATGAAGAGGCGGGAACTATGTTGGCTTCAACGCATCGGGAGCATCATGGTCACACTCACGGATTTCCGGCTGAGGGGGACGCTTCTTCTTCCCTGGCTTTTCTTGTTCTCGTAGGCGACGGACTTCACAATTTCACCGACGGTCTTGCAATCGGAGCTTCATTTGCGTCAGATCCAGTCGCCGGACTTGCAACGACAATAGCGGTATTTTGTCACGAACTACCGCACGaactcg GCGATTTCGCAGTCCTCATTAATTCGGGTATGAGCGTAAAACGAGCTTTATTGTACAATATCCTGTCATCTGCATTGAGTTTTATCGGTGCAGCCTGCGGCGTTTGGCTCGGTGAATTTGAGGACGTCACCCACTGGATATACGCTGCTACCGCGGGAACATTCCTCTACATCGCCCTCGCCGATTTG gtacCGGAAATGATGTCGTACGTAAAAAGTGATGCGAAATTTCAAGGGATATTCATCCAGATAGCCGGTATGACTTTGGGAGGTTTATTAATGCTAGTCATCGCATTCCATGAAGATAAACTTCATGATCTACTTTTGTAG
- the LOC105683860 gene encoding zinc transporter ZIP6 isoform X2: MVGAKSRSGCYFMLTAIFVCFCKCRCSSDTDGFHDHRFFLQQIFNKYGDKGIITFEGFEHLLESLGLGRLSFEKKHSVSMHRINGSFKDVHDELHLHDHRHGPKEIGFDQSDADNTVSSKEIADFSETDEPLVRTGDLPTLRSTTTEKNSSIVKRSTVKDPEPGVSGAPEDDIGLCLSPQALLKTFGLRPNHSVAIKPSRFLHLCPAIVYQLDKRACSVQAAPVSVASESKTRRNVSQSEAWLHATLATGLISSVGLLAVLMVKLTERRSFLHFLVALAVGSLSGDALLHLLPHALLSEIIDHETAALRCGATFLAIISFYGLEGALSLVRSTRISELGIPRAVSLELKSVKNHVAGEHEEAGTMLASTHREHHGHTHGFPAEGDASSSLAFLVLVGDGLHNFTDGLAIGASFASDPVAGLATTIAVFCHELPHELGDFAVLINSGMSVKRALLYNILSSALSFIGAACGVWLGEFEDVTHWIYAATAGTFLYIALADLVPEMMSYVKSDAKFQGIFIQIAGMTLGGLLMLVIAFHEDKLHDLLL; this comes from the exons ATGGTCGGTGCTAAATCTCGTTCCGGTTGTTACTTCATGTTGACAGCGATCTTCGTCTGTTTTTGCAAGTGCCGCTGCTCATCGGATACGGATGGTTTCCACGATCACAGATTCTTCTTGCAACAGATTTTTAACAAATACGGTGACAAAGGTATCATAACATTCGAG GGTTTCGAACACCTGTTGGAGAGTCTTGGTCTGGGAAGAttgtcgtttgaaaaaaagcacaGTGTTTCGATGCATCGTATAAACGGTTCGTTCAAAGATGTTCACGATGAATTACATCTGCACGATCATCGCCACGGTCCTAAAGAGATTGGATTTGATCAAAGTGACGCAGACAACACGGTCAGCTCGAAGGAAATCGCCGACTTCTCCGAAACCGATGAACCGTTGGTAAGAACCGGTGATTTGCCAACTCTGCGTTCCACAACGACCGAGAAGAATTCTAGCATCGTTAAAAGGAGCACCGTGAAAG ATCCTGAACCTGGTGTGTCCGGAGCTCCCGAAGACGATATCGGACTTTGCCTATCTCCTCAGGCACTTTTAAAGACTTTTGGACTTCGACCGAACCATTCAGTGGCCATAAAACCATCACGATTCCTGCACCTTTGCCCGGCAATTGTTTACCAATTGGATAAAAGGGCATGTAGCGTTCAAGCTGCACCGGTTTCGGTCGCGTCGGAATCAAAGACTCGTCGAAATGTTTCGCAAAGCGAAG CCTGGCTTCACGCGACTTTGGCAACCGGTCTGATTAGCTCGGTTGGTCTCTTGGCGGTTCTTATGGTGAAGTTGACGGAACGTCGTTCGTTTCTACATTTTCTCGTTGCCCTCGCGGTCGGTTCTCTTAGCGGTGACGCTTTGTTGCATTTGCTGCCGCAT GCTCTGCTTTCAGAGATAATAGATCACGAGACCGCTGCACTTAGGTGCGGTGCAACGTTCTTGGCAATAATATCATTCTACGGACTAGAAGGTGCTCTTTCCCTCGTGCGATCGACCCGC ATTTCAGAGTTGGGAATACCTAGAGCAGTTTCTTTGGAGCTTAAATCGGTTAAAAATCATGTTGCTGGAGAACATGAAGAGGCGGGAACTATGTTGGCTTCAACGCATCGGGAGCATCATGGTCACACTCACGGATTTCCGGCTGAGGGGGACGCTTCTTCTTCCCTGGCTTTTCTTGTTCTCGTAGGCGACGGACTTCACAATTTCACCGACGGTCTTGCAATCGGAGCTTCATTTGCGTCAGATCCAGTCGCCGGACTTGCAACGACAATAGCGGTATTTTGTCACGAACTACCGCACGaactcg GCGATTTCGCAGTCCTCATTAATTCGGGTATGAGCGTAAAACGAGCTTTATTGTACAATATCCTGTCATCTGCATTGAGTTTTATCGGTGCAGCCTGCGGCGTTTGGCTCGGTGAATTTGAGGACGTCACCCACTGGATATACGCTGCTACCGCGGGAACATTCCTCTACATCGCCCTCGCCGATTTG gtacCGGAAATGATGTCGTACGTAAAAAGTGATGCGAAATTTCAAGGGATATTCATCCAGATAGCCGGTATGACTTTGGGAGGTTTATTAATGCTAGTCATCGCATTCCATGAAGATAAACTTCATGATCTACTTTTGTAG
- the LOC105683852 gene encoding RCC1 and BTB domain-containing protein 1-like isoform X3: MSRTDLRNWPVFSLLEPEFVTKIYLVVVYGNLGNEALIVTKDDVVYALGSNTTGCLGTGDSHSTLQPKKVEALCEKGVKTFAYGSGPHVLALTHTGEVFSWGHNGYFELGNGSSNQGLTPTIVGLQLGGKIIVDIACGSHHSMALTDDGEVYAWGQNNCGQVGSGISSHQGVPRKVNSALTGKKVVSIFCGQTSSVAVTESGDVYGWGYNGVGQLGIGSYVNQPNPTKVSALSGVVIEKVACGYAHTLALSDEGTLYVWGGNSYGQLGLGNKANASSPVKVVMPEMGRVSDIAAVHYNHISVAVGQGGRVFMWGQCRGQSVTTPTATRLLHPHDALAFYATPSVMHRPLLLHAEEETGILDSLRQAFDDAEHWAEDSQNILQLDQFSHAVYKSFLRYLYTDEVDLPAENALELLDLADAYCETQLKRRCVQLIKRGITVENAAFLYSTAIEYNAQELEEFCFKFALNHMTAVIQTLNFSNLDEATLKTFILKAAQAGAFKT, encoded by the exons ATGTCGCGGACGGACCTGAGAAATTGGCCTGTTTTCAGCCTTCTTGAACCAGAATTCGTTACCAAAATATATCTGGTCGTTGTCTACG GAAATCTGGGCAATGAGGCATTGATTGTCACAAAAGACGATGTGGTGTATGCCTTAGGCAGCAACACGACAGGCTGTCTGGGAACAGGTGATTCGCACAGTACATTGCAACCAAAGAAAGTTGAGGCGTTATGCGAAAAGGGCGTGAAAACTTTTGCCTATGGTAGCGGGCCACACGTTCTTGCTCTTACGCACACCGGAGAG GTATTTTCTTGGGGCCACAACGGCTACTTTGAACTTGGCAACGGCTCGTCTAATCAAGGCCTAACTCCAACGATTGTGGGGCTTCAGCTAGGAGGCAAAATAATTGTCGACATTGCCTGCGGTAGTCACCATTCAATGGCACTAACGGATGACGGCGAG GTATATGCATGGGGTCAAAATAACTGTGGGCAGGTTGGTAGTGGAATCAGTTCCCACCAAGGTGTGCCGCGCAAAGTGAATTCTGCACTAACAGGGAAAAAGGTTGTATCCATATTCTGCGGGCAGACTTCGAGTGTAGCGGTTACCGAAAGTGGAGATGTTTATGGCTGGGGGTATAACGGAGTCGGACAATTAGGCATAGGCAGCTACGTCAATCAACCAAATCCGACCAAAGTGTCCGCCTTGTCTGGTGTTGTAATCG AGAAGGTTGCTTGCGGCTACGCCCACACTTTGGCACTCAGTGACGAAGGAACTTTATATGTATGGGGGGGCAATAGTTACGGCCAATTGGGTCTTGGCAACAAGGCGAACGCGTCGAGTCCTGTAAAG GTGGTCATGCCCGAGATGGGAAGGGTATCGGACATAGCTGCTGTCCACTACAACCACATAAGCGTAGCCGTTGGGCAAGGAGGTCGAGTCTTTATGTGGGGTCAGTGTAGAGGTCAGAGCGTAACAACGCCAACCGCTACTCGTCTTCTTCATCCTCACGATGCTCTTGCTTTTTATGCAACTCCCAGTGTGATGCACCGTCCTCTTTTGTTACATGCCGAAGAGGAAACTGGCATCTTAGACTCCCTGAGACAGGCATTCGACGACGCG GAACACTGGGCCGAAGACAGTCAAAA TATCTTGCAGCTGGATCAGTTTTCTCATGCCGTATACAAATCGTTTTTGAGATATCTCTACACGGATGAAGTTGACCTTCCTGCGGAGAACGCATTGG AACTCTTGGATCTTGCCGACGCTTACTGCGAGACCCAATTAAAGAGACGTTGTGTGCAGCTTATAAAAAGAGGAATAACCGTTGAAAATGCTGCATTTCTTTATAGTACCGCTATCGAGTACAATGCCCAG GAGTTGGAAGAATTTTGTTTCAAGTTTGCACTGAATCATATGACGGCTGTCATACAAACtctgaatttttctaatctcGATGAAGCTACACTTAAGACTTTCATTTTGAAGGCTGCGCAAGCTGGTGCCTTCAAAACGTAA
- the LOC105683852 gene encoding RCC1 and BTB domain-containing protein 1-like isoform X2, which translates to MSRTDLRNWPVFSLLEPEFVTKIYLVVVYGNLGNEALIVTKDDVVYALGSNTTGCLGTGDSHSTLQPKKVEALCEKGVKTFAYGSGPHVLALTHTGEVFSWGHNGYFELGNGSSNQGLTPTIVGLQLGGKIIVDIACGSHHSMALTDDGEVYAWGQNNCGQVGSGISSHQGVPRKVNSALTGKKVVSIFCGQTSSVAVTESGDVYGWGYNGVGQLGIGSYVNQPNPTKVSALSGVVIEKVACGYAHTLALSDEGTLYVWGGNSYGQLGLGNKANASSPVKVVMPEMGRVSDIAAVHYNHISVAVGQGGRVFMWGQCRGQSVTTPTATRLLHPHDALAFYATPSVMHRPLLLHAEEETGILDSLRQAFDDATTSDIVIQVQGKPIHVHKSVLKIRCLHFRSMFQEHWAEDSQNILQLDQFSHAVYKSFLRYLYTDEVDLPAENALELLDLADAYCETQLKRRCVQLIKRGITVENAAFLYSTAIEYNAQVRGVGRILFQVCTESYDGCHTNSEFF; encoded by the exons ATGTCGCGGACGGACCTGAGAAATTGGCCTGTTTTCAGCCTTCTTGAACCAGAATTCGTTACCAAAATATATCTGGTCGTTGTCTACG GAAATCTGGGCAATGAGGCATTGATTGTCACAAAAGACGATGTGGTGTATGCCTTAGGCAGCAACACGACAGGCTGTCTGGGAACAGGTGATTCGCACAGTACATTGCAACCAAAGAAAGTTGAGGCGTTATGCGAAAAGGGCGTGAAAACTTTTGCCTATGGTAGCGGGCCACACGTTCTTGCTCTTACGCACACCGGAGAG GTATTTTCTTGGGGCCACAACGGCTACTTTGAACTTGGCAACGGCTCGTCTAATCAAGGCCTAACTCCAACGATTGTGGGGCTTCAGCTAGGAGGCAAAATAATTGTCGACATTGCCTGCGGTAGTCACCATTCAATGGCACTAACGGATGACGGCGAG GTATATGCATGGGGTCAAAATAACTGTGGGCAGGTTGGTAGTGGAATCAGTTCCCACCAAGGTGTGCCGCGCAAAGTGAATTCTGCACTAACAGGGAAAAAGGTTGTATCCATATTCTGCGGGCAGACTTCGAGTGTAGCGGTTACCGAAAGTGGAGATGTTTATGGCTGGGGGTATAACGGAGTCGGACAATTAGGCATAGGCAGCTACGTCAATCAACCAAATCCGACCAAAGTGTCCGCCTTGTCTGGTGTTGTAATCG AGAAGGTTGCTTGCGGCTACGCCCACACTTTGGCACTCAGTGACGAAGGAACTTTATATGTATGGGGGGGCAATAGTTACGGCCAATTGGGTCTTGGCAACAAGGCGAACGCGTCGAGTCCTGTAAAG GTGGTCATGCCCGAGATGGGAAGGGTATCGGACATAGCTGCTGTCCACTACAACCACATAAGCGTAGCCGTTGGGCAAGGAGGTCGAGTCTTTATGTGGGGTCAGTGTAGAGGTCAGAGCGTAACAACGCCAACCGCTACTCGTCTTCTTCATCCTCACGATGCTCTTGCTTTTTATGCAACTCCCAGTGTGATGCACCGTCCTCTTTTGTTACATGCCGAAGAGGAAACTGGCATCTTAGACTCCCTGAGACAGGCATTCGACGACGCG ACGACAAGTGACATTGTTATACAAGTCCAAGGAAAGCCGATACACGTTCATAAATCAGTGTTGAAAATCCGATGTCTCCATTTTAGATCGATGTTTCAGGAACACTGGGCCGAAGACAGTCAAAA TATCTTGCAGCTGGATCAGTTTTCTCATGCCGTATACAAATCGTTTTTGAGATATCTCTACACGGATGAAGTTGACCTTCCTGCGGAGAACGCATTGG AACTCTTGGATCTTGCCGACGCTTACTGCGAGACCCAATTAAAGAGACGTTGTGTGCAGCTTATAAAAAGAGGAATAACCGTTGAAAATGCTGCATTTCTTTATAGTACCGCTATCGAGTACAATGCCCAGGTAAGAG GAGTTGGAAGAATTTTGTTTCAAGTTTGCACTGAATCATATGACGGCTGTCATACAAACtctgaatttttctaa
- the LOC105683852 gene encoding RCC1 and BTB domain-containing protein 1-like isoform X1 gives MSRTDLRNWPVFSLLEPEFVTKIYLVVVYGNLGNEALIVTKDDVVYALGSNTTGCLGTGDSHSTLQPKKVEALCEKGVKTFAYGSGPHVLALTHTGEVFSWGHNGYFELGNGSSNQGLTPTIVGLQLGGKIIVDIACGSHHSMALTDDGEVYAWGQNNCGQVGSGISSHQGVPRKVNSALTGKKVVSIFCGQTSSVAVTESGDVYGWGYNGVGQLGIGSYVNQPNPTKVSALSGVVIEKVACGYAHTLALSDEGTLYVWGGNSYGQLGLGNKANASSPVKVVMPEMGRVSDIAAVHYNHISVAVGQGGRVFMWGQCRGQSVTTPTATRLLHPHDALAFYATPSVMHRPLLLHAEEETGILDSLRQAFDDATTSDIVIQVQGKPIHVHKSVLKIRCLHFRSMFQEHWAEDSQNILQLDQFSHAVYKSFLRYLYTDEVDLPAENALELLDLADAYCETQLKRRCVQLIKRGITVENAAFLYSTAIEYNAQELEEFCFKFALNHMTAVIQTLNFSNLDEATLKTFILKAAQAGAFKT, from the exons ATGTCGCGGACGGACCTGAGAAATTGGCCTGTTTTCAGCCTTCTTGAACCAGAATTCGTTACCAAAATATATCTGGTCGTTGTCTACG GAAATCTGGGCAATGAGGCATTGATTGTCACAAAAGACGATGTGGTGTATGCCTTAGGCAGCAACACGACAGGCTGTCTGGGAACAGGTGATTCGCACAGTACATTGCAACCAAAGAAAGTTGAGGCGTTATGCGAAAAGGGCGTGAAAACTTTTGCCTATGGTAGCGGGCCACACGTTCTTGCTCTTACGCACACCGGAGAG GTATTTTCTTGGGGCCACAACGGCTACTTTGAACTTGGCAACGGCTCGTCTAATCAAGGCCTAACTCCAACGATTGTGGGGCTTCAGCTAGGAGGCAAAATAATTGTCGACATTGCCTGCGGTAGTCACCATTCAATGGCACTAACGGATGACGGCGAG GTATATGCATGGGGTCAAAATAACTGTGGGCAGGTTGGTAGTGGAATCAGTTCCCACCAAGGTGTGCCGCGCAAAGTGAATTCTGCACTAACAGGGAAAAAGGTTGTATCCATATTCTGCGGGCAGACTTCGAGTGTAGCGGTTACCGAAAGTGGAGATGTTTATGGCTGGGGGTATAACGGAGTCGGACAATTAGGCATAGGCAGCTACGTCAATCAACCAAATCCGACCAAAGTGTCCGCCTTGTCTGGTGTTGTAATCG AGAAGGTTGCTTGCGGCTACGCCCACACTTTGGCACTCAGTGACGAAGGAACTTTATATGTATGGGGGGGCAATAGTTACGGCCAATTGGGTCTTGGCAACAAGGCGAACGCGTCGAGTCCTGTAAAG GTGGTCATGCCCGAGATGGGAAGGGTATCGGACATAGCTGCTGTCCACTACAACCACATAAGCGTAGCCGTTGGGCAAGGAGGTCGAGTCTTTATGTGGGGTCAGTGTAGAGGTCAGAGCGTAACAACGCCAACCGCTACTCGTCTTCTTCATCCTCACGATGCTCTTGCTTTTTATGCAACTCCCAGTGTGATGCACCGTCCTCTTTTGTTACATGCCGAAGAGGAAACTGGCATCTTAGACTCCCTGAGACAGGCATTCGACGACGCG ACGACAAGTGACATTGTTATACAAGTCCAAGGAAAGCCGATACACGTTCATAAATCAGTGTTGAAAATCCGATGTCTCCATTTTAGATCGATGTTTCAGGAACACTGGGCCGAAGACAGTCAAAA TATCTTGCAGCTGGATCAGTTTTCTCATGCCGTATACAAATCGTTTTTGAGATATCTCTACACGGATGAAGTTGACCTTCCTGCGGAGAACGCATTGG AACTCTTGGATCTTGCCGACGCTTACTGCGAGACCCAATTAAAGAGACGTTGTGTGCAGCTTATAAAAAGAGGAATAACCGTTGAAAATGCTGCATTTCTTTATAGTACCGCTATCGAGTACAATGCCCAG GAGTTGGAAGAATTTTGTTTCAAGTTTGCACTGAATCATATGACGGCTGTCATACAAACtctgaatttttctaatctcGATGAAGCTACACTTAAGACTTTCATTTTGAAGGCTGCGCAAGCTGGTGCCTTCAAAACGTAA